DNA sequence from the Maribacter dokdonensis DSW-8 genome:
AACCCTATCCTTACTAATATCCAGCTGATTTTTTTCCAACTTAGATATTCTTAGAACGTTTTCTACTTGGGCATGCATACGTTTGTTCTCATCACGTATCATCTGCAAGTACCTTAAAACCTTTTCTTTATCAACAATTATCTTAGGATTCCTGATTGCCTCAACAGCTAAATTAATGGTCGCAATGGGAGTTTTGAACTCATGCGTCATGTTATTAATAAAGTCAGTTTTAATTTCAGATATCTGTTTCTGACGGATCAACTGGTATATTGCCCCTGCATAAGCTACCACAATAATAATGGTAAACAATAATGAAAGCATTGCCAGACCTAAAATAGACTGCACCAAGAAACGTTTTTTCTTAGGAAACGAAACTAACAAATCGAAATTTGAAACCCCTTCAAAATCTACGAACATAGGAGATTTATAGATATTTGCTTCGGCATATTTAAACTTAGATGACTTTACTTTGGTAGGTAAGCCATTGCTGTACACACCATATTCAAAAGCGATATCTACACCTCTATTCTCAAGTTCACGCTGCAATAACAATTCTATTTCTTGTTTTGATACACGTTTATGAATTGGAACGCGTTTGGCATGAACCATAAACATTTCTTCCATTGCGGCCTTTTCCATTTTATTAAGACCTCCAATTTTCTCAATTCGTTGAATAGGATTTAAACGTGGTGTATTTCCTTCTAAATCAAAATCTTCTTTAAAAATAGAAGTAGTTCGTTTACTGGTATAATTTTTAATGATGGTGGTATCCGCACCATCACTACTATCAAAGAACGTAGACGAGATTCCGTAAT
Encoded proteins:
- a CDS encoding sensor histidine kinase, giving the protein MNKKLFVLLVVLMSLSLIGLIFVQSFWISKSIDSSEEQFSSSVSEALNSVTNKITERESKNYFDRYLHAKDSAGGELKGAQLTNFFFIDRDINSNEILLYEHGILEEDYGISSTFFDSSDGADTTIIKNYTSKRTTSIFKEDFDLEGNTPRLNPIQRIEKIGGLNKMEKAAMEEMFMVHAKRVPIHKRVSKQEIELLLQRELENRGVDIAFEYGVYSNGLPTKVKSSKFKYAEANIYKSPMFVDFEGVSNFDLLVSFPKKKRFLVQSILGLAMLSLLFTIIIVVAYAGAIYQLIRQKQISEIKTDFINNMTHEFKTPIATINLAVEAIRNPKIIVDKEKVLRYLQMIRDENKRMHAQVENVLRISKLEKNQLDISKDRVNVHDIIEDAITHVELIVDDRGGYIHTHLDAERSEVLANEMHFTNVIVNMLDNAIKYSEDAPKIDVFTERAKNYIIIKVQDQGAGMSKGVVKKVFEKFYREHTGDIHNVKGHGLGLAYVKKIVEDHQGEVYAESEKGKGSTFYIKLPLI